One genomic window of Punica granatum isolate Tunisia-2019 chromosome 1, ASM765513v2, whole genome shotgun sequence includes the following:
- the LOC116215165 gene encoding 26S proteasome non-ATPase regulatory subunit 13 homolog B-like, whose product MTLSLSHSHFPLSSLESAMAALQYLDSLRNAHPEMAEWSNALADLYQKKLWHQLTLKLEQFVAHAVSQAGDLLIQLYHNFITDFETKINLLKLAHFAVIVSRQYAEREAAISYLEGVMEKLQATREQRIEEPILYIKMQIALFKLDYDQKECKKLLEEGKSTLDSMTDIDPSVYASYYWVSCQYHKVRREYAEFYRNALLYLAYTSVESMSDSFKQDLAFDLSLSALLGDNVYNFGELLAHPIIKSLVGTKVEWLYYILQAFNSGDLARYQELCRVHNAALTAQPGLVENEKKLLEKINILCLMEIIFSRPSEDRTIPLSIIAERTKLSVEDVEHLLMKSLSVHLIEGIIDQVEGTVHVSWVQPRVLGIQQIKSLRDRLDGWMDKVHSALLSIEAETPDLVAS is encoded by the exons atgactctctctctctctcattcacacttccctctctcctctctcgaGTCGGCCATGGCTGCTCTGCAATACTTGGACTCCCTGCGCAATGCGCACCCGGAGATGGCAGAGTGGTCCAACGCCCTCGCCGATCTGTACCAGAAGAAGCTCTGGCACCAGCTTACTCTCAAGCTCGAGCAGTTCGTCGCCCACGCCGTCTCTCAG gcTGGAGATTTGTTGATTCAGTTGTATCACAATTTCATCACCGACTTTGAGACCAAAATTAATCTCCTCAAGCTAGCACATTTTGCTGTTATAGTCTCACGGCAGTATGCAGAGAGAGAAGCTGCCATCAGCTATCTGGAAGGGGTTATGGAAAAGCTTCAAGCTACTAGAGAGCAGCGTATAGAGGAGCCTATCCTCTATATTAAGATGCAGATAGCTCTGTTCAAGCTTGATTATGACCAGAAAGAGTGCAAAAAACTCCTTGAAGAAGGGAAAAGCACCCTGGACAGTATGACTGACATAGATCCATCTGTTTATGCCAGCTATTACTGGGTTTCTTGTCAGTATCATAAAGTTCGGAGGGAGTATGCTGAATTCTACAGAAATGCACTTCTTTATTTGGCATATACATCTGTGGAGTCTATGTCAGATTCATTTAAGCAG GATTTGGCTTTTGATTTGTCCCTCTCCGCGTTGCTGGGAGACAATGTTTACAACTTTGGAGAATTATTAGCTCATCCCATT ATAAAGAGTCTTGTTGGTACAAAAGTGGAATGGCTCTACTATATTCTCCAAGCATTCAACAGTGGTGACTTAGCACGATATCAGGAGTTATGCCGTGTGCATAATGCTGCTCTTACGGCGCAACCAGGTTTGGTTGAAAATGAGAAGAAGCTATTGGAAAAGATTAACATACTTTGCCTGATGGAGATCATCTTCAG TCGGCCATCTGAGGATCGAACAATTCCCTTGAGTATAATTGCGGAGCGCACGAAGCTCTCCGTAGAGGACGTTGAGCATCTTCTCATGAAGAGCCTCTCT GTTCACCTTATCGAGGGTATAATTGACCAAGTGGAGGGAACAGTGCATGTCTCTTGGGTGCAACCAAGAGTTTTGGGAATCCAACAGATCAAATCACTCCGAGACCGCCTGGATGGCTGGATGGATAAAGTACATTCAGCATTATTGTCCATCGAAGCAGAAACACCTGATCTCGTAGCTTCGTGA